In Lycium barbarum isolate Lr01 chromosome 9, ASM1917538v2, whole genome shotgun sequence, the DNA window tgccccctccggcataactttagtttttccttaaggactttatgccggatccggcatacactccccccagctctgccttgcgaaattatttttttattttatgcctgagtgagagttcgaacctagaacctcaggtatccaagcgaaggataaaatttaaagaccacaaatataaggggcaaaatttaaagaccactccaaaagaagggcaatccgtgcaaaaaaatgttcTTTACTGACAGTAGGTATCCACACGGCCCATACACAAAAATATTTCTCTTATATAACTCAcataataaaatatttaaatcCGGGACAATTGAATGTTTTGTACCATTAATATAAATTTGAATATTAATTATTTCTCCTTATATGATACTGTATTTATTATGGATTTCCAGAATTTACTCTATTTTTACTCATTCTTTACTGACAGTTGGAATCAGATGGTACCCTATTAATCAATACACTAATAAAATACTCCTATTTCTCTTATAAAAAACTcacataaaaaaatatttaaattccCCCCTAAAAATACTACACCAAAAAAGAAAAGTCAAACTCCTCTCATTAATTTTCTCTATATAAAACAGTATCCTATTACGCATTCATCACCTTATACTCTCAACAGGATTCCCCCTTGAatctctccttcttcttcttccttaccACCCACCCCCCTATACCCCACCCCCactccaccccaccccacccacccacGATGTCTTGTTCAGTCGACCAACTTGCTCCATTACTCGGACCCAACACCAGTACTGGTGCTGTAGCTGCTGCCACATACATATGTGGCCAATTTTCCGATGTATCGAACAAATTTATCGATACCGGTTATGCAATTGACTCAACATATCTACTCTTTTCTGCGTACCTAGTTTTCTCAATGCAACTAGGTTTCGCTATGCTTTGTGCAGGCTCTGTCCGTGCAAAGAATACGATGAACATCATGTTAACTAATGTTCTTGATGCTGCCGCAGGTGgtcttttttattatttatttggtTTTGCTTTTGCATGGGGTGGTCCATCTAATGGATTTATTGGACGTCATTTCTTTGGGCTTAAAGAGATCCCATCTGAATCTTTTGATTATAGCAATTTTCTTTATCAATGGGCTTTTGCTATAGCTGCTGCTGGTATTACAAGTGGATCAATAGCTGAGAGAACTCAGTTTGTTGCTTATTTGATTTACTCTTCTTTTTTAACTGGTTTTGTTTACCCTGTTGTTTCTCATTGGTTCTGGTCACCTGATGGGTGGGCCAGCCCGACTAATAATGCAAATCTTTTATTCGGGTCGGGTGTTATTGATTTTGCCGGGTCGGGTGTGGTTCATATGGTGGGTGGCATAGCCGGCTTTTATGGTGCTTTAATTGAAGGTCCAAGAATCGGGCGGTTCGATCATACGGGCCGGGCTGCAACCCTACGTGGACATAGCGCTTCGCTTGTGGTTTTGggtacatttttgttgtggtTCGGGTGGTACGGGTTTAACCCGGGTTCGTTTAATAAGATTCTTGTTACTTATGGTGCAAGTGGAGGGTATTATGGTCAATGGAGTGCTGTGGGCCGGACCGCGGTGACCACCACCTTAGCGGGTTGCACCGCGGCCCTAACAACCCTTTTTGGTAAGAGGATTTTATCGGGCCATTGGAATGTTACGGATGTGTGTAACGGGCTTCTGGGCGGATTTGCAGCAATCACGGCTGGCTGTTCTGTTGTTGAGCCATGGGCCGCTATTATTTGTGGGTTCGTGGCTGCTTTAGTTTTAATCGGTTGTAACAAGTTAGCGGAGATATTTAAATATGATGATCCACTTGAGGCAGCACAATTACATGGTGGTTGTGGTGCATGGGGAATAATTTTCACTGCTTTATTTGCTAAGGGTAAGTATGTGGATCAAGTTTACCCGGGTAAACCAGGTCGGCCTCACGGGTTATTTATGGGTGGTGGTGGAAAACTACTTGGGGCACATATAGTCCAAATTCTTGTAATATTTGGTTGGGTCACAGCTACAATGGGTCCACTTTTCTATATTCTTCACAAGTTCAAGCTTCTTAGGATCTCTTCTGAGGATGAGATGGCGGGTATGGATCTGACCCGACATGGTGGATTTGCTTATTATCATGAAGAAGATCACAAGCAAGGAATGCAAATGAGGAGAGTTGAACCAACAATCTAAACTTAGAaaatttatcttttaatttattctcCTATGTGTCCTTTTCAATGTTCTAGTATTTCTTTTTAGAAAATTAAGTTTAGGTTGTAAGtgtggaaaagaaaagaaaaaagtggCTTTCTTTTAGGGGTAAATGGGTGGTTGTCTTTGAAGATAATGTGAACATGGACTCCTCTTATTATTATTTCTACCTTTGACTATAAATATGCACCCCCtttgtacatatatgtattacTCTTACCATTATTGTGGTACCGTCAAGCTTGACTTATCTTTCTATTTACTTTTTTCTGCGCTATATTTTTTCTTTATATGTTTATTCTGGCTGTTATGATTTCATTGACAAGGACTGTAAAGGAGAGGACAATTGATACCACAAAAATTGCAAGTACATATCCGACCCATTCTGCAAGAAAATAGAATTTCATATTAAGCTTTAAATATGCGCCATTGAAATGGGATGACCCCTACTAGCTCTCCCCTAAGAATGGCACTTGTGAGTTTCCTTACAATTGGCTTAAGTGTAGATGCTCCTTTCCTTGCCTAATTTCGTAACTCGAGATCCAAGTCAGCACCGATAAAAATTTCTTAATTTCTTGTGGTCGATTTTTATATGAGTTTAATTTTTATTAACAAACCGACAAAGTAAAGAATTTTGTGTACTATGAGATCATTCAAAAGATAACCGGCTATACAATATAAACAACAAAAATTATGAAACAAAAAATGAAAACTAAACAATCATTTTGAATGAGAAATTAAGAGAAACttattttaaaaatgaaaaaaggaTTGAgaacgtgaaaaggataaagaatGAACAGATTAAAGTTAGACACGTACGGTGGAAAGGCCGGAAGATTCAATGGAATCTCCTAGTGTTAAGGGTGACCAAACACTTTTGTGTGAACTGTGAAGGGGAGAGAATCATGTGACTGACACTGAGTGCCAAAAAGATTGGAAAAGAGAAAAAGGATGCAAATTGAGTTTCTTATTGAATTTAATGCAACATTTTGTCTCTGTGTGGGTACCCATTCGCAAGCAAGATGACAAAGAAGGCAatactggtatgataagaacattGTGGCAGTTATTTAGACTTGTCCTTTCATGTTTTCTTTTTGATAATGGTGGTATCATATCAGTGGAGGATATTTAGATTCCGCAatttaaatgacccaaaaagtgtGATTTAGAATCAAAATAACTCAACAAGACTAAACGCACTCTTTGAACCCTATCAGCTTTATTTTTCCAAGTTACTCTTCTTTACCTCCTCTGTTTTCACTCTTTGAACATACTTTAGCCCcctcaaaatcatgtctcaaaCCTCTGAAACGTTAAACTTTGCTATAGAACCCGATGTTTATGAATGTGGTCATTATTGTAAGTTAAGAACATCAAGGACCCAAGATAATTCGGGGCATTGTTTTTGGTGTTATAAGTTCCCGAAATAAgtgtttttttataattttttatggtttaatttttttttacattatttacatattttactttaaaaaaatgatttttcttgtaatgtttataggatatgggcggttgcaaacaTTTTTGTTGGGAAGATAGCATTCCCGCGGATAAAACGGTGGCGGTGAAGTTTTAAAAACTTCTTGTTGATAGAAATACCGTGACTTCACGTATCTCTAGATATACCGTGAAGTTTGACTTGCAAATTAAGCTTATGGAAGCTCAAGAAAAAATTGACCTTTTGGAGGTCTTGCTAAAACAATCTGAAGAAAAAATAAAGTTTTCTCAAGGCTAGCTTTG includes these proteins:
- the LOC132610038 gene encoding ammonium transporter 1 member 1, encoding MSCSVDQLAPLLGPNTSTGAVAAATYICGQFSDVSNKFIDTGYAIDSTYLLFSAYLVFSMQLGFAMLCAGSVRAKNTMNIMLTNVLDAAAGGLFYYLFGFAFAWGGPSNGFIGRHFFGLKEIPSESFDYSNFLYQWAFAIAAAGITSGSIAERTQFVAYLIYSSFLTGFVYPVVSHWFWSPDGWASPTNNANLLFGSGVIDFAGSGVVHMVGGIAGFYGALIEGPRIGRFDHTGRAATLRGHSASLVVLGTFLLWFGWYGFNPGSFNKILVTYGASGGYYGQWSAVGRTAVTTTLAGCTAALTTLFGKRILSGHWNVTDVCNGLLGGFAAITAGCSVVEPWAAIICGFVAALVLIGCNKLAEIFKYDDPLEAAQLHGGCGAWGIIFTALFAKGKYVDQVYPGKPGRPHGLFMGGGGKLLGAHIVQILVIFGWVTATMGPLFYILHKFKLLRISSEDEMAGMDLTRHGGFAYYHEEDHKQGMQMRRVEPTI